In the Acuticoccus sediminis genome, one interval contains:
- the hspQ gene encoding heat shock protein HspQ yields the protein MTIIKAARFNIGQAVRHRTFDYAGVIVDADPVFAETEAWFQAIPAENRPDRDQPFYRVRVEYRGVESVAYVSEQNLVADAFGLDTPMVELLGRLRAEDAGVGVH from the coding sequence ATGACGATCATCAAAGCCGCACGCTTCAACATCGGTCAGGCCGTCCGTCACCGGACCTTCGACTATGCCGGCGTGATCGTCGACGCCGATCCCGTGTTCGCCGAGACCGAGGCGTGGTTCCAGGCCATCCCGGCCGAGAACCGCCCCGACCGCGACCAGCCCTTCTACCGCGTCCGCGTCGAGTACCGGGGCGTCGAGTCGGTGGCCTACGTCTCCGAGCAGAACCTCGTCGCCGACGCCTTCGGCCTCGACACCCCGATGGTCGAGCTTCTCGGCCGGCTCCGCGCCGAGGACGCCGGCGTCGGCGTCCACTGA
- a CDS encoding glycosyl hydrolase family 8, translating into MARTTSSLVRLVASLAVAATVFAAEATPARAAPQALITASAVSTTVTPAEWAAYRARFVHGDGRVVDVEKGGHTHSEGQGYGMLLAMRADDRETFDRIADFTFRRMRGRTDGLVSWLYHPQMSPRILDTNNASDGDILIAYALILAGLKWDDARYLAAAMPMVTAIGDRLLERRGGYVRVKPAAFGFDPGQHPGGAVVNLSYYVYGAFLAFEAVDDRHPWREAWQSGLMLTEASLAGDERLAPDWIALEAGAAPRPARGHAARSSYDAVRVPLYMALGGRVPARYFAPFDRSWNLRGHGIPKDYDIASGRVVAEMDEPGYRAIAGLAACAARGVPLPRAVQRFKPRTYYSSTLHLLALSAARAHYGGCTAPAVASAAGPDGGPRQVALAAPARLRLR; encoded by the coding sequence ATGGCCCGCACGACATCTTCGCTTGTCCGCCTCGTTGCCAGTCTCGCGGTCGCCGCGACCGTATTCGCGGCCGAAGCGACGCCCGCCCGCGCCGCGCCGCAGGCGCTGATCACCGCCTCTGCCGTGTCGACGACGGTGACGCCCGCGGAGTGGGCCGCCTACCGCGCCCGCTTCGTCCACGGCGACGGGCGGGTCGTGGACGTCGAGAAGGGCGGCCACACCCACTCCGAGGGGCAGGGCTACGGCATGCTCCTCGCCATGCGCGCCGACGACCGGGAGACCTTCGACCGGATCGCGGACTTCACCTTCCGCCGCATGCGCGGGCGCACGGACGGGCTCGTCTCCTGGCTCTACCACCCGCAGATGTCGCCCCGGATCCTCGACACCAACAACGCGTCCGACGGGGACATCCTGATCGCCTACGCGCTGATCCTCGCCGGGCTGAAGTGGGACGACGCGCGCTACCTCGCGGCGGCGATGCCCATGGTGACGGCGATCGGCGACCGCCTGCTGGAGCGGCGCGGCGGCTATGTGCGGGTGAAGCCAGCGGCGTTCGGCTTCGATCCCGGCCAGCACCCGGGCGGGGCCGTGGTGAACCTCTCCTACTATGTCTACGGCGCCTTCCTCGCCTTCGAGGCGGTCGACGACCGCCATCCCTGGCGCGAGGCCTGGCAGAGCGGGCTGATGCTGACCGAGGCCTCCCTCGCCGGGGACGAGCGCCTCGCGCCGGACTGGATCGCGCTGGAGGCCGGCGCCGCGCCGCGGCCCGCCCGGGGCCACGCCGCCAGGTCGAGCTACGACGCGGTTCGGGTGCCGCTCTACATGGCGCTCGGCGGCCGGGTCCCGGCCCGCTACTTCGCGCCGTTCGACCGGTCCTGGAACCTCAGGGGGCACGGCATCCCGAAGGACTACGACATCGCCTCCGGACGGGTGGTCGCCGAGATGGACGAGCCGGGCTACCGCGCGATCGCCGGGCTCGCGGCCTGCGCGGCGCGCGGCGTGCCCCTCCCCCGCGCGGTGCAGCGCTTCAAGCCGCGGACCTATTATTCCTCGACGCTGCATCTCCTCGCGCTGTCGGCCGCGCGGGCGCACTACGGCGGGTGCACGGCCCCCGCCGTCGCCTCGGCGGCCGGGCCGGACGGCGGCCCGAGGCAGGTGGCGCTCGCCGCGCCCGCCCGTCTGCGTCTGCGCTAG
- a CDS encoding glycosyltransferase family 2 protein, producing MKISILTPCRNASATIAHTIESVLAQDHADFEHLILDGASTDGTLGMVARFGDPRIRVASAPDRGMYDALNAGLRRYRGEAVGVLNADDAYHDRTALSRIADALRHADIVHGDLDFVADHGRKRVVRRWRAPAEAAGGFRSGWMPAHPTFYVRRAVAEAVGPFDLSLETAADYDYMLRAVELHDFRIARVRGVLVDMMTGGASTASLAAHLRHNLEALMARRRWLGSGRVDRALVAKPLRKVGQFFARGEETG from the coding sequence ATGAAGATCAGCATATTGACCCCCTGCCGGAACGCCTCGGCGACGATCGCGCACACGATCGAGAGCGTCCTCGCCCAGGACCACGCGGACTTCGAGCACCTGATCCTCGACGGTGCATCCACAGATGGTACTCTCGGCATGGTCGCCCGGTTCGGCGATCCGCGCATCCGCGTCGCCTCGGCGCCCGACCGGGGCATGTACGACGCGCTGAACGCCGGCCTCCGCCGCTACCGGGGCGAGGCGGTCGGCGTCCTCAACGCCGACGACGCCTATCACGACCGCACCGCCCTCTCGCGCATCGCCGACGCCCTGCGCCATGCCGACATCGTGCACGGCGACCTCGACTTCGTCGCCGACCACGGGCGCAAGCGGGTCGTGCGCCGCTGGCGCGCCCCGGCGGAGGCCGCGGGGGGCTTCCGCTCCGGCTGGATGCCCGCCCACCCCACCTTCTACGTCCGCCGGGCGGTCGCCGAGGCGGTCGGTCCCTTCGACCTCTCGCTGGAGACGGCGGCCGACTACGACTACATGCTGCGCGCCGTCGAGCTCCACGACTTCCGGATCGCGAGGGTTCGCGGCGTCCTCGTCGACATGATGACGGGGGGTGCCAGCACGGCCTCCCTCGCGGCCCATCTCCGGCACAATCTCGAGGCGCTGATGGCGCGCCGGCGCTGGCTCGGGTCCGGCCGGGTCGACCGGGCGCTCGTCGCCAAGCCGCTGCGCAAGGTCGGCCAGTTCTTCGCGCGCGGCGAGGAGACGGGGTGA